Part of the Synechococcus sp. MU1617 genome, TTACCTCCACCCGCTCTGACCTGCGCACGGGCTTTCAGTGGGTGGAGTGATCTTGGCGCTTCGGCGATTGCATCGCTTCGTTGCAACGTTTCCCGGCCGTTGCCGAGACTGTTTTAGGAGCCATTGATGCGATCCTCGATCAAGACGATTCAGCCCGCATTGCCACTGTTGAACTGGAACCGTTCGGCGGCAGTGCTGTTTGTTGTGGTGGCTGTGCTGCTGGCCTCCTGCCGCAGTCGAGATCAGGACGTCACCACGGATTCCCGCCCGCAGGTGCTTACCACCTTCACGGTCTTGGCTGATCTAGCCAGCAATGTGGCGGGTGATCGGTTGCAGGTGGCTTCGATCGTCAAGCCCGGTGCCGAGATCCACGGTTACCAACCCACTCCCAGTGACATCGAGCGCGCCAGCAAAGCGGATCTGATTGTTGAGAACGGGTTGGGGCTGGAGTTGTGGGCCCAGCGATTCACCGCTGCAGCGGGGGATGTGCCCACCATCACCCTTTCGGAGGGGATGGACCCTCTCCTGATCACGGAGGATGCCTATTCCGGCAAGCCCAATCCCCATGCCTGGATGTCCCCCCAGCGCACGATGGTTTATGTGGACCATCTCGAGCGGGCTTTTACGCAACTCGATCCAGGCGGTGCCGCGGTTTATGCCGCCAATGCGTCGGCTTACAAAGCCAAGCTCCAGACCCTCGATGATGAGCTGCGCGCGGCGATTGCTGCACTGCCTGCCCAGCAACGGCTGCTGGTGAGTTGTGAGGGGGCCTTCACCTATCTGGCAACCGATTACGGGCTGGAGGAGGCCTATCTCTGGCCGGTGAATGCTGAAAGCGAGATCACACCCAAACGCATGGCACGGTTGATCGATACGGTGCGAGAGCGGCAGGTGCCAGCCATTTTTTGTGAAAGCACCGTGAGCGATAAAGCCCAACGGGAGGTGGCAGCGGCAGCTGGGGCCCGATTCGGCGGAACCTTTTACGTGGATTCCCTGTCGTCTCCGGATGGGCCCGCACCCACCCTGTTGGAACTGCAGCGGCACAATGTGGGTCTGATCCGCAAGGGCCTGGACTTTTCCGAGAGCAACCGCTGATGCGCATTCAGGCCGACCAGCTCTGTGTGGACTACAACGGCACCGTTGCCCTGTACGACGCCAGCCTGCACCTTCCAGCGGGTTGCATCTGCGGTTTGGTGGGCATGAATGGTGCCGGCAAATCGACGTTTTTTAAGGCCCTCACTGGGTTTGTTCGTCCCTCACGCGGCAGAATCAGGATTAACGGCAGCAGCGTGGCCGAAGCACAGCGTCATCAGGCTGTGGCCTACGTGCCCCAGAGCGACGGGGTGGATGCCCAGTTCCCTGTTTCGGTCAGAGATGTGGTGATGATGGGTCGCTACGGCGCGATGAATCCGTTGCGGATTCCCCGAAGCTCGGACCGTGTGGCTGTACGGGACGCGTTGACGCGCGTCGATCTGCTGGAGCTGGCCGATCGTCCCCTCAGCACCCTCTCGGGTGGTCAGCGCAAGCGCACGTTCCTGGCCCGGGCGATCGCCCAGCGTGCTGATGTGCTGCTGCTGGATGAACCCTTCAACGGGGTTGATGTGCGCACCGAGCAGCTGATGGCCCAGCTGTTTCTTCAGTTCCGCGATGAGGGCCGCACGATCCTGATCTCCACTCACGACCTGGGTCACGTCCGTGATTTTTGCGATCTGGTGGTTCTGATCAATAAGACCGTGCTCGCCTATGGGGAAACCTCGGAGGTGTTCACTCCCGAGAACCTGGCCATGACCTTCGGCGGCGTGCCGCCCGATCTGCTCACGGGCAACAGCTCCCCGGAGGAGACGTTCTGATTAGGACCTTCCAGCTTCAGTCGTTGTTGTTCGACAAGCGTCAGGCATCAGGGCAGCGAGAGCCTGCTCCAGGTCTTGCATGAACAGATGCATCGCCTCGCGTCGGTTACTGCGGTACTGGTTCAGTCGAGGCCGCACGGCCAAAGCACGTCCAAGACGCAGTTCCACCCGTTGTGGTCCAAGGCTGGGCTCACCCTTCCAGGGCTTGTCTTCGATCCAGCCGATCGCCTCCTCCACCAGCAGCAACATCTCAGCAAAGCGGTCAAAGTCGGGTTGATCGCTGATGTAGTGACCACTCACGCTGGTGAAATGCTCCACGAGTCGCATGCGGGTGAGTTGGAGGTCAGCTTCCCGTGCCTCCCAGTCCGCCAGGCTCCGCTCCAGGGGTGAGAGCTGATCAACACCTTCCCTGTAGATCCGATCCCAGGCGGCCTGCTCGATCCGACGGCAACGCTCTTGCAGATTGCCGACGGCACGCAAGGCGAAATGGGCTTCGGCTTTGGCAAGGCCATGCAGGCGATAGGCACCAATCCGTTCGCCGAAGGTCTGATCTGGATCGGGCTTCAGCCGCTCGAGCTGCTCAAGCGCTTTGAGCAGATTCATGCCGACCTGGATCAGCCGGTCCCGCCTGCTCGCCTCGGCATGCTCTGGGTCGGCGTCGTCGTTGGAAATGCCGAGATGGCGCTCCAGGGCAGTCAACCGCGCATCGAGGGCCTCCCAGTTGTGTTGTCTCCAGCTGTAGTGAATGCCAATCGGCAACACGTCCAGTGGTCGCACGTCGTTGGCTTTCTCCAGATCTTCAGCGGCCCAGAACGCAAGTTGGGCCACCCCCGGTTCCAATGGCGCCATCTCGCCGGAGAGGTTGTTGGTGGCTCCTTCCGGTGCCACCACCAGCGGGTAGCGCCCCCGGCTCAGAGCCCCACGGGCCTGGGCGAGGGCCGGCCGGTCCAATCGACCGCGATGGATGGCAATACCACCGCTGCGTTGCAGCAGCCAACCAATGACCTGGCCAGCCCAGATCGGAATGCCACGGTCGTAGAGAAACCGCAACTGGATGGGACGTGGCAACGGCAGCTTGAGCCGCCGTGCCGCCTGGGGAACACGGTTCCAGAACAGATCCGCCAGCACCACCGGATCGCGGGTGCTGGGGTGGCGAAAGGCGATTAGCAAATTGCAGCCGCCTGACTGCTGCGCTGCAAAGGCCTTCGCCAAGCCTTCTGCCGTATTGCCCTGGCTGATTTCGAGCCCCTGACTGCGGAAGAGCAGCGGAAGCAGGCGGCTGACCACGGCCTGAACCATCCGGTTGGGGCGGGTGGGTAGCCGGCGCAGCGCGGGACGAGCGTTCTGGGTGGAGGCGCGGGGCATCGAACCGGCTGCAGCGCGCCCATACTGAACCGATGGAGCTATTGCTGGAACCCCTCAGTCACGCCTTCATGGTCAAGGCGTTGTTGATCAGCGCCCTCGTCGGCGGTGTTTGCGGGCTGTTGTCCTGCTTCATGACGCTGAAGGGATGGGCGTTGATGGGTGACGCCGTCTCCCATGCCGTTCTACCTGGCGTAGTTGTCGCTTATGCGCTGGGCCTGCCCTTCTCCTTGGGGGCGTTCGTCTTCGGTGTCGGCTCCGTTGCCGCCATCGGCTTTGTGAAGCAGAAGTCGAGGGTGAAGGAAGACACCGTCATTGGGCTTGTCTTCACCGGCTTCTTCGCCCTGGGTCTGGTGCTCATCTCGAAGACGCGCAGCAACATTGATCTCACCCACATCTTGTTCGGCAATGTTCTGGGGATCTCAGCCGGGGACGTGCAACAGACCCTGGTGATTTCTGTGCTGGTGCTGGTGGTGCTGCTGCTGTTTCGGCGGGACCTGATGCTTTTTTGCTTTGACCCCACCCACGCCCGATCGATCGGGATCAACACCGGACTGCTGCACTACATGCTGTTGGGGCTCCTCTCCCTGGCCGCCGTTGCCGGTCTGCAGACCGTAGGAATCATCCTGGTGGTGTCCATGCTTGTCACCCCCGGTGCCACGGCCTATCTGCTCACCGATCGGTTCGATCGGATGACGCTGCTGGCCGTCACAAGCAGCGTGCTCTCCAGTGTTCTGGGTGTGTTCATCAGCTACTGGACTGACAGCTCCACCGCTGGTTGCATCGTGCTGGCGCAAACCGCGCAATTCGTGCTCGCCTTCCTTTTTGCCCCTGGTCAGGGTGTACTGCGGCGTCTCTGATCGATGGATCAGCGTGCGTCGTCGTCCCAGTCATAGGTGTCGTTGAAGCGTTGAACGCCTGCTTCTCGGAAGTGAAAGTCCTTGGCGGAACGGCCCTGATCGGATTCCGCTTGCTTGGAACCTGCCTGGTCCCACGGTTCGCGGTAATCAAGATCGTCCCGCATGTCTTGGAGTGGCTCAGGAGGCTTCGCTGTCATCCCACTTGGCTTTGCCATCCAGCAGTTCGATCAGCTCCTGGAGCCTGCCCATCGTGACGCGCACATCCGCACCGTCGGGCAGAACACCATCGGCCACCACGTTGTAGTGGTCACGGCACTGGTTGCGCAGCTCCTGCAGGCGCTTTTTGGTGATGGTCTTTTTCTGTTCTGCCGTTGCCATGGCGATTGCAAAGTCTGGCCCTCATCCCTAGCAGAGCAGGGTGCTGCGTCTGGATTTATCCCGGGAGAACCTGGCGAAAGCCATGGGCCTCGACCACGCTGAGCGGAGTCTTGAATAACTCACTCAGCTCGGCGGGCCGCAGCATCTCCCGCGGACTCCCATCCCCAACAAGGCGTCCCTGCGCCAGAAACAGCACCCGTTCCATTTCCGGCAGGATAGTGTCCACGCGGTGGGTGACCTGCACCACGGTTGTCCCCGCTCGGATCAGGCCCCGGAGGATGTTTAGCAACTGATGGCAGGCCTGGAGATCAAGGGCTCGGCTCGGCTCATCAAGCACCAGTACCTCAGGTTCGTGCACCAGGGCGCGAGCGATCAACAGGCGGCGCCGCTGTCCGTCCGACAGCTCTCCATAGCAGCGCCCACGAATGCTGTGGAGTTGCAGTTGATCAAGCAGATCCTGCGCTTGCTCCCATTGCTCACCGCTTGGGTTCTGATCCCGGCCCAGCCGGGTGGCACCAAAAAAACTGCTCACCACCACCTCATCAACTGCTGTTTTGGGATGAAGCCGCTGTTCCAACTCGCTGGACACCACCCCCAGGCGGCTGCGCAGCGCCCAGAGGTTCACCGTCTCGCTGCCAAACAGCCGCAGGTGCGCGTCGTCCCGAACAATGGGATACAGGCTGCGGTCGATCAGTTTCACCAGGCTGCTTTTGCCTGCTCCGTTGGGCCCCAACACCGTTGTGGACTGCCGCAGTTTCAATTGCAGGTTGAGCTTGTGCAGCACTGGGCGATCGCCCAACCATGCCTCCACATTGCGGAGATCGAGCCAGGTTTCAGCCGTCATGGCCCTCCTGCAGCAGCCGTTCGATCACGATCGACAGGCGGGGCGCGACGGGCCGCAGCTCCTGCTGCCGCTCGCTCCAAATCGACTCACGCACAAGGTCGCTGAGCGAGACCAACTTCATCTCCTGGCCCTCCTTCAACTGCAGCTTGCGCAAGGGAACGCTGAGGGCTCCACGGAACACATGGGCCACCCGGTTGCCGCTGTCGTCGCTGAACCAAGGCTCGAGCGGCACGCTGGGTGACCAATCGATCTCCTCCTGCAGTTCGCGGTGCACGGCTTCGCTGGCTGTTTCTCCCGGGTCGAGATGGCCGCCAAACAGCCCCCAATGGCCCGGATAAATGATCGTCTCGACATCGTCTCGCAGCTGGAGCAGCCATCGCCCCTCCCGCTGGAGCATGGCCAGGGCAACGGCGGGCTTCATGGCGCCTCCGGTTTGAGCCGCGACCACTGAGCCAGTCCACCGCCCCGGCCACGCGCCGTAAGCGTTCCCTGCTGCTCGTTCAGCTCGATCAGGGCAAAGAAAGGAAGCCGTTGGGGCTGTGGTGAAGGCAGGCTTCGCTGAAGCAGCAGCTGACTCGACCAGGACAGCTCCATCGACGTGAAGCTGAACATCAGCAGCGGTCTTGAACCCTTGAGTTGGGCATGACCACTGAACCTCAATCGGAACCCGGCCAGGGTCACCTGATTGGTGATGCCCAGGCCCTGGTCACAGGGGCTCAAAATCAGGCTGGCCTGCAGCCAACGCAGCAGTGTTGCCGTTCCGGGCGCCGGCGCATCACCGTTGCGATTCCAGGTTTGCTGCAACATCCAGCAGCCCGGCAAATGCTCGATCTGAATGCCGCTTCCCTCTCGGCGGCTCTGACGTTCACGCGCCAGAAGGGCAGCGGCAGGCGGACCAGATGCGGCTGAGATCATGGGGCTCTGCAACCTCCCTATCTTTTCGGAGTCGGCCCATGGAGCGCGACAAGCGCCGGACACCTCCCCTAACGGACCTGCTTCTACGGGGACTGCGCATTGGGGCCAGCACCATCGCCCTGGTTGAACTGCTGCGCAGCGATTGGATCGGAGGAGGCCTCGCCAGCCTGGCCTGGCTTGTCTTCGTTCAGGTGGAGCGTCGGCGAGCGCCGCTCAAGCCTCCGTCCTGAGGATCGAATCGATGCAGTTTGGATGCTGACGGATATAGGCGTTGAACTCCATGGCCAGCAGACGCGCTTCAAAGGCATCGGTGGCGTAGAAGCAGGATTCCAGCTTTTCTCCGTTGGAGGTCTTGTGGCGGACTGTGTAGGGAGTTCGTCCTTGAGCAATGCTGGCCATGGACCGTTGAAGCAGTCGTTTCAAGCTGGCACTCCTGCTAGGTGGAATTCCATAACCATTCGTTCATGTTTGCGTTTCAACGCTTCGTAAAGCTGTTTGAAGCAGCCGACAGTCCCCTTGACCCCTCTGCCCGCATCGTGATGCCCTTGGCCTCCTGCTCTCTGACCTTCAAAGTTGCTCTGGCCTCATTGTTGTCCCTGAGCTCTCTGCCTGTTCAGGCGGAATGGCAGCCGATGCAGGAGCCGGCGGTTTGGCAATCGCGTCGCGGCGAGCTGCTGCCCGGCGACGGCTGGATCTTCATGGAGGCCCTCGACACCCCCGCGCTCAAGGCGGCTGAATACATCCGGGCCCCAAAAGCTGTTGACGGTGCCGTTGAGGTGGAGGCAGGCCTGTTAATTCAGCGCGCTGGCCAGGATCAGTGGCGCCAACGGGTTCTGCCGATGCGTGCCAACTGCTCCAAGGGGCAGCTTGAGCAACGCCGGGCCGATGGTTCCTGGACCGTCTACCCCGGACGCGATGGAACCGTGGTTAAGGTCCGCTGGATTTGCGCATTGCGATGAGTCGGCCTGCTTTTCGCTACGAAGAACCGGAACGCTTCGGCGAGTCGCTCACCACAGCACGTCCCTGGAACCGGTCTGCTCTGACCGAAGTGGAGCGTCTCAATGGCCGTGTAGCCATGCTCGGTTTCGCGGCTGCCGTGGTGCTTGAAAAGACCACAGGCTTGGGAATTGCGGGTCAGCTTGCTGCAGCCCTGCGCTGGTACCTGCAGCTGGGTTGATCGATGACGGTTGTTCCTGTTCTGAAGGACTCCCAACGCTTCAAGTTGGATGCCACGGATGACGCGATCTTCTACAGCGAGCCTCGTTTCGTTCACCACCTGGATGCGGGTTTTCGGGCTCGGCTGACCGCCCTCTACCGCGAGCGCATTCCGCCCTGTGCCCAGGTGCTGGATCTGATGAGCAGTTGGGTCAGCCATCTGCCGGAAGACGTCAGTTACGACAAGGTGACCGGCCATGGCCTCAATGCAGATGAGCTGAGCGCCAATCCCCGATTGGATCGGCACTGGGTTCAGAACCTCAACCGCGACCAAGCCCTCCCGGTTGAGGACGCTTCGATCGATGCCACCCTCATCGTGGCCGGTTGGCAGTACCTGCAACAGCCCGAGCTGATCGCCGCTGAGTTGTTGCGGATCACCCGGCCCCGGGGCCAGGTGATCGTGGCGTTTTCCAATCGAATGTTCTTCACCAAGGCTCCGCAGATCTGGACCGATGGTGATGACGGGGATCACCTGCGTTATGTCGCTGAGGTGTTGATGGCCCAGGGCTGGCCCCAGCCGGAGATTGTTGCCGAAGACACCCGCGCCGAGGGTGTGATGGGCTTGTTCGGTGGCAAGGGAGATCCTTTCTTTGCCGTTGTGGCGGAGAAACCTCTCCAGTGATTCCTCGTCTTTCCTTTGAATTCAAGGGATGGACGTTGGCCTCACTTGCGGCATCGTGAGGCGAGAACCAGGATCTCCATGAGCTTTACCCTTCCGGGTCTTCTCCCCTGGCGCTTCAGGATCGTGTTGATCGGTCAGCAGGTTGTTCTCGAGGCTTCCTCTGAAGATCAACACCTGAGCATGGTTCTTGAGCCTGGCGGCAGTCGCATTCGGCGTGGCTACGACCTGATCAAGGCCCCGCAATGTGCGCTGATTCGGTGATCGGCACAGCTCGCCTCGCCCAGCCCGTCGTCATCTTCGGTGGCTTTCTGATCACGGAAGAGGCCTATCGCCCCCTCGCTGATTGGATTCATCAAGCCACCGGTGCTGCAGTTCGCATCGTGCCTGCGTCCAAATTGGATTGGCTGGCCACCAGCTGGGGCTTCGGTTGGGTCCGCCTGCTTGATCGCGTCGATACCGCTGTGCGCGAGCTTCAAAGCCAGTCGCCCACCGGGCGAGTCACCTTGATTGGTCACAGTTCCGGTGGGGTGATGTTGCGGCCTTATCTGGCCGATCAGGCCTTTCTGGGACGCCGTTTCAACGGCGCAGCCCGATGCAATCGCCTGATCACTCTCGGCAGTCCCCATCAGGCTCTGCGTGCCACACCGCTGCGGGCTCGCGTGGATCGTGAGTTTCCGGGTTGCCCTGAAGTCGATCGGGTGGATTACGTCGCGGTTGCGGGTCGGCTTGATCCTCAGGGAGCGAATGCATCAAGCTTCTCGAGGCGCAGCTCTGCCCGCAGCTATCGCCAGATCATGGGCGACCCGGATCTGGAGGGTGATGGCCTGGTGCCAATTTCATCAGCCCTGTTGCGGGATGCCCGTTGGATTGAGCTTGCCGATACGGCCCACGGGGGATTGTTCGGTCAAAGCTGGTACGGCTCCACCGATCGCATCGAGCGCTGGTGGTCGCTTTTGGGTGACTGAACCAGGCGATCAGTCATTGTGGCCTGCTTCGGCGATCAGCTTGTGCAGGAATCGAAAGGGTTTGGGGGTAAGGCCAGCTCGGCCAAACGCAAAACCAGCAAGAAGCGCAAGCCAGGCACGTCAAACCATCGCCGCGATCAATGTCCGATGGGGCGTGATCCTGGCCTGGAGGCGATTCAGGCCA contains:
- a CDS encoding metal ABC transporter substrate-binding protein codes for the protein MRSSIKTIQPALPLLNWNRSAAVLFVVVAVLLASCRSRDQDVTTDSRPQVLTTFTVLADLASNVAGDRLQVASIVKPGAEIHGYQPTPSDIERASKADLIVENGLGLELWAQRFTAAAGDVPTITLSEGMDPLLITEDAYSGKPNPHAWMSPQRTMVYVDHLERAFTQLDPGGAAVYAANASAYKAKLQTLDDELRAAIAALPAQQRLLVSCEGAFTYLATDYGLEEAYLWPVNAESEITPKRMARLIDTVRERQVPAIFCESTVSDKAQREVAAAAGARFGGTFYVDSLSSPDGPAPTLLELQRHNVGLIRKGLDFSESNR
- a CDS encoding metal ABC transporter ATP-binding protein, giving the protein MRIQADQLCVDYNGTVALYDASLHLPAGCICGLVGMNGAGKSTFFKALTGFVRPSRGRIRINGSSVAEAQRHQAVAYVPQSDGVDAQFPVSVRDVVMMGRYGAMNPLRIPRSSDRVAVRDALTRVDLLELADRPLSTLSGGQRKRTFLARAIAQRADVLLLDEPFNGVDVRTEQLMAQLFLQFRDEGRTILISTHDLGHVRDFCDLVVLINKTVLAYGETSEVFTPENLAMTFGGVPPDLLTGNSSPEETF
- a CDS encoding 1-acyl-sn-glycerol-3-phosphate acyltransferase, which codes for MPRASTQNARPALRRLPTRPNRMVQAVVSRLLPLLFRSQGLEISQGNTAEGLAKAFAAQQSGGCNLLIAFRHPSTRDPVVLADLFWNRVPQAARRLKLPLPRPIQLRFLYDRGIPIWAGQVIGWLLQRSGGIAIHRGRLDRPALAQARGALSRGRYPLVVAPEGATNNLSGEMAPLEPGVAQLAFWAAEDLEKANDVRPLDVLPIGIHYSWRQHNWEALDARLTALERHLGISNDDADPEHAEASRRDRLIQVGMNLLKALEQLERLKPDPDQTFGERIGAYRLHGLAKAEAHFALRAVGNLQERCRRIEQAAWDRIYREGVDQLSPLERSLADWEAREADLQLTRMRLVEHFTSVSGHYISDQPDFDRFAEMLLLVEEAIGWIEDKPWKGEPSLGPQRVELRLGRALAVRPRLNQYRSNRREAMHLFMQDLEQALAALMPDACRTTTTEAGRS
- a CDS encoding metal ABC transporter permease, encoding MELLLEPLSHAFMVKALLISALVGGVCGLLSCFMTLKGWALMGDAVSHAVLPGVVVAYALGLPFSLGAFVFGVGSVAAIGFVKQKSRVKEDTVIGLVFTGFFALGLVLISKTRSNIDLTHILFGNVLGISAGDVQQTLVISVLVLVVLLLFRRDLMLFCFDPTHARSIGINTGLLHYMLLGLLSLAAVAGLQTVGIILVVSMLVTPGATAYLLTDRFDRMTLLAVTSSVLSSVLGVFISYWTDSSTAGCIVLAQTAQFVLAFLFAPGQGVLRRL
- a CDS encoding ABC transporter ATP-binding protein; protein product: MTAETWLDLRNVEAWLGDRPVLHKLNLQLKLRQSTTVLGPNGAGKSSLVKLIDRSLYPIVRDDAHLRLFGSETVNLWALRSRLGVVSSELEQRLHPKTAVDEVVVSSFFGATRLGRDQNPSGEQWEQAQDLLDQLQLHSIRGRCYGELSDGQRRRLLIARALVHEPEVLVLDEPSRALDLQACHQLLNILRGLIRAGTTVVQVTHRVDTILPEMERVLFLAQGRLVGDGSPREMLRPAELSELFKTPLSVVEAHGFRQVLPG
- a CDS encoding NUDIX hydrolase; this translates as MKPAVALAMLQREGRWLLQLRDDVETIIYPGHWGLFGGHLDPGETASEAVHRELQEEIDWSPSVPLEPWFSDDSGNRVAHVFRGALSVPLRKLQLKEGQEMKLVSLSDLVRESIWSERQQELRPVAPRLSIVIERLLQEGHDG
- a CDS encoding chlorophyll a/b-binding protein, which codes for MSRPAFRYEEPERFGESLTTARPWNRSALTEVERLNGRVAMLGFAAAVVLEKTTGLGIAGQLAAALRWYLQLG
- a CDS encoding methyltransferase domain-containing protein; translated protein: MTVVPVLKDSQRFKLDATDDAIFYSEPRFVHHLDAGFRARLTALYRERIPPCAQVLDLMSSWVSHLPEDVSYDKVTGHGLNADELSANPRLDRHWVQNLNRDQALPVEDASIDATLIVAGWQYLQQPELIAAELLRITRPRGQVIVAFSNRMFFTKAPQIWTDGDDGDHLRYVAEVLMAQGWPQPEIVAEDTRAEGVMGLFGGKGDPFFAVVAEKPLQ
- a CDS encoding triacylglycerol lipase, translated to MCADSVIGTARLAQPVVIFGGFLITEEAYRPLADWIHQATGAAVRIVPASKLDWLATSWGFGWVRLLDRVDTAVRELQSQSPTGRVTLIGHSSGGVMLRPYLADQAFLGRRFNGAARCNRLITLGSPHQALRATPLRARVDREFPGCPEVDRVDYVAVAGRLDPQGANASSFSRRSSARSYRQIMGDPDLEGDGLVPISSALLRDARWIELADTAHGGLFGQSWYGSTDRIERWWSLLGD